In Alteromonas mediterranea DE, a single genomic region encodes these proteins:
- the purN gene encoding phosphoribosylglycinamide formyltransferase, giving the protein MSTRVTKLCVLISGNGSNLQAIIDAVQAGRLNAQITGVISNRPNAYGLERAREAGIEAVCLDHMEYDDRASYDEALKSQINAFGADCVVLAGFMRILTPEFVDSFTGKLVNIHPSLLPKYKGLNTHQRAIDNGDKEHGVSVHFVTPELDGGPVIIQSRVPVFEEDTPSDLAERVQEQERRIYPLVLSWFSAGRLSMRNNKAVLDEQELPESGYAND; this is encoded by the coding sequence GTGAGTACTCGTGTAACTAAACTTTGCGTACTTATTTCCGGTAACGGTAGTAATTTGCAGGCTATTATCGACGCAGTACAAGCAGGCCGTCTTAACGCGCAAATTACTGGCGTTATTAGCAACCGGCCAAATGCTTATGGCCTTGAACGAGCCAGAGAAGCAGGTATAGAAGCCGTTTGCTTGGATCATATGGAATATGATGATCGCGCTTCCTATGATGAAGCACTAAAATCGCAAATTAATGCGTTCGGTGCCGACTGCGTAGTGCTTGCGGGCTTTATGCGTATTTTAACGCCTGAGTTTGTTGATAGTTTTACTGGAAAATTAGTGAACATTCATCCCTCTTTGTTGCCAAAGTACAAAGGTTTGAATACGCACCAACGGGCTATTGACAACGGTGACAAAGAGCACGGTGTAAGTGTGCACTTTGTTACGCCAGAGCTCGACGGCGGCCCCGTTATTATTCAAAGTCGTGTACCTGTATTTGAAGAGGATACTCCAAGCGACTTGGCCGAGCGTGTTCAAGAACAGGAACGTCGCATCTATCCTCTTGTGCTTTCTTGGTTTAGCGCAGGTCGGCTTTCAATGCGAAACAATAAGGCAGTTTTAGATGAGCAAGAACTTCCAGAATCTGGTTATGCAAACGACTAA
- a CDS encoding DUF3108 domain-containing protein, with the protein MSKNFQNLVMQTTKPFAVGALLAISLSCEAQADTSAQLPLQPYKATYTAYKWGDDVGEANIELTELGNQQYSMIYTSKVSKFFLSDERSEHSIFFVDDNTVVPSEYYYNRSGTGPDKELKVTFSQQGEGKISVDNGDTFKWNGEFDNQIYRIDLAKQLAKGETSLDYDFVNYRGQLRHYGVQVIDEEVLSLPYGKIEAVKVKLIRDSKKRETFAWFAPSLNYTLVRLQQFKEGDEQGDIKLKSFQMQ; encoded by the coding sequence ATGAGCAAGAACTTCCAGAATCTGGTTATGCAAACGACTAAGCCTTTCGCGGTAGGCGCACTGTTAGCGATTTCGCTTTCATGTGAAGCGCAAGCTGATACTAGCGCGCAACTGCCCCTTCAGCCTTACAAGGCCACGTACACCGCCTATAAATGGGGTGATGATGTAGGTGAAGCGAACATAGAGCTTACTGAATTGGGCAACCAACAGTACTCGATGATTTACACCTCTAAGGTTTCTAAGTTTTTTTTGTCCGACGAACGTAGTGAGCATTCTATCTTCTTTGTGGATGACAACACGGTAGTACCTTCTGAATACTACTATAACCGATCGGGTACGGGCCCAGATAAAGAACTTAAAGTCACGTTCAGTCAACAGGGCGAAGGTAAAATCTCCGTAGATAATGGGGATACCTTTAAATGGAACGGTGAATTTGACAATCAAATTTATCGCATTGACCTTGCTAAGCAATTAGCAAAAGGCGAGACCTCTTTGGACTATGACTTCGTTAATTACCGCGGTCAACTTAGACACTACGGCGTACAAGTTATCGATGAAGAAGTGCTTTCTCTGCCTTACGGTAAAATTGAAGCTGTAAAAGTAAAACTCATACGGGACTCGAAAAAACGAGAAACCTTCGCGTGGTTTGCCCCTTCATTGAACTACACGTTAGTTCGGCTACAGCAGTTTAAAGAAGGCGATGAGCAAGGCGACATTAAGCTCAAATCTTTTCAAATGCAGTAG
- a CDS encoding DUF2069 domain-containing protein, whose product MSSDTRFFRYLALLSHTGLIIWITLWQFTFTKAHTYSPIFIALFYILPLLLPYWGILKGKPYTHAWANFVVLFYLIHGCTVAYAVPAERWYAVVEIILCTGMFVGCSAFARKRGRELGLGLKKLKEEMKEEKARFEQNQQ is encoded by the coding sequence ATGTCATCAGATACGCGCTTTTTTCGCTATCTCGCACTTCTTAGCCACACAGGGCTAATTATTTGGATAACATTATGGCAATTTACCTTTACTAAAGCACATACGTATTCGCCGATTTTTATTGCCCTGTTTTATATTTTACCTTTATTGCTACCCTATTGGGGCATACTCAAGGGCAAGCCTTACACCCACGCCTGGGCGAATTTCGTTGTCTTGTTCTATCTCATTCATGGTTGCACCGTAGCGTACGCCGTGCCGGCTGAACGTTGGTACGCCGTGGTTGAAATCATTTTATGTACGGGAATGTTCGTAGGTTGCAGTGCCTTTGCAAGGAAGCGAGGTCGGGAATTAGGGTTGGGCTTGAAAAAGCTAAAAGAAGAAATGAAAGAAGAAAAGGCCCGTTTCGAGCAAAATCAGCAGTAA
- a CDS encoding DUF2066 domain-containing protein — MLTAVKRNTKKANTKGRRLTPAIGLSLIALLNYSAFTFAAQRVVVSEAQIQVDDQSQRTQQAALKKALRQVFIKMSGSTHVLDNAGVRAALSSPQSLLRSYRFAYENGQTYYVAEFDQAKLNEILQREMLPLWGDRRPETIVWLVEETENETRSILDESVNTELQLALKKTAKERGVPISLPLMDLTDNVNISTYDVWGRFVEPLRQASVRYNIDNIIGARVYPNDPSAIPDLPENVVPSGTVESLDDVLSKEGQDTMSEMGADATVTGDSAEGEAQSEVNGDDTESNGNVSNSEQAFDAALNNRDDSAVPFTMNEFADYAKRADEGKYALDWVFVGGGKVSYGSIYGDSPQALGKQLIDAYSNYLSSLYAVVGIEVSEREVITVSIANIGSINSYASATDYLNSLSVIESATLVEQSGTVATYSLTLVGTVDDLLNSIQLEGRLRSVTDAYGQTVKGHSFYWSN; from the coding sequence ATGTTAACCGCAGTAAAGCGTAACACCAAGAAAGCAAATACCAAGGGGCGACGTCTCACACCCGCTATAGGGCTTTCACTAATAGCATTGCTAAACTATTCTGCGTTTACCTTTGCCGCCCAGCGGGTTGTCGTCAGCGAAGCGCAAATTCAAGTAGATGATCAATCTCAACGTACCCAGCAAGCTGCGCTTAAAAAAGCGCTTCGCCAAGTTTTTATAAAGATGTCTGGCAGTACTCATGTTTTAGATAATGCAGGGGTGAGAGCCGCACTTAGTTCTCCTCAATCTTTGCTTCGCTCATACCGGTTTGCCTACGAAAATGGTCAAACTTATTACGTTGCTGAATTCGACCAAGCTAAACTTAACGAGATACTGCAACGCGAAATGCTCCCACTATGGGGTGACAGGCGACCCGAAACTATCGTATGGCTTGTTGAAGAGACCGAAAATGAAACCCGGTCTATTCTCGATGAGTCAGTAAATACAGAACTACAACTGGCGCTTAAAAAAACGGCAAAAGAACGCGGCGTGCCGATAAGCTTACCTTTAATGGACCTTACCGATAACGTAAATATTTCTACGTATGATGTATGGGGGCGCTTTGTTGAGCCTTTGCGTCAGGCTTCTGTACGTTACAATATCGATAATATTATCGGCGCACGTGTTTATCCGAACGACCCTAGTGCCATCCCTGATTTGCCGGAGAACGTGGTGCCTTCTGGTACAGTTGAGTCTTTAGACGATGTGCTTAGCAAAGAAGGTCAGGACACCATGTCGGAAATGGGCGCTGACGCCACTGTCACCGGTGATAGCGCAGAAGGTGAGGCCCAGAGCGAAGTGAATGGCGACGACACAGAGAGCAACGGTAACGTGAGCAATAGCGAGCAAGCGTTTGATGCAGCTCTAAACAACCGTGACGATAGCGCGGTACCATTTACCATGAACGAATTTGCCGATTACGCTAAACGCGCTGATGAAGGAAAATATGCATTAGATTGGGTGTTCGTTGGTGGCGGCAAGGTCAGCTACGGCAGTATTTATGGTGATTCACCACAGGCTTTGGGTAAACAGCTCATTGATGCCTATTCAAATTACTTATCGTCGCTGTATGCTGTTGTTGGAATTGAGGTTTCAGAACGAGAAGTGATTACGGTATCAATTGCAAACATCGGTTCAATAAACAGCTATGCGAGTGCTACAGACTACCTTAATAGCTTAAGTGTCATTGAGAGTGCTACGTTAGTAGAACAATCGGGTACAGTGGCTACTTACTCGTTAACTTTGGTAGGAACGGTTGATGATTTACTTAATAGCATCCAGCTGGAAGGTCGGTTACGTTCAGTTACCGACGCTTACGGGCAAACCGTAAAAGGGCATAGTTTCTATTGGAGCAATTAA
- the hda gene encoding DnaA regulatory inactivator Hda encodes MQLPLPITLPVDENFDSFVNKGNEEVVSILRQIAEALPYWREAPALGPLSSLQLPLVTLLGNSAIGKSHLLFATCHQLAGKSVSHLYLNLNDYQAWSLDIFEGLENLSLIALDNIHAIAGNVQWEEALFDLFNRVIETKRALIICTSHLGPSNPAFTLPDLRSRLAWGVIYHVNQLDDGGREEAVRLRAEERGLTLSNQALQFLLHHSERDLKSLMSLLARLDARSLQEQKRLSVAMVKRELNLG; translated from the coding sequence ATGCAACTGCCTTTGCCTATAACGTTACCCGTAGACGAAAACTTCGATAGTTTCGTAAATAAGGGTAATGAAGAAGTCGTATCAATTCTCAGGCAAATTGCAGAAGCGTTGCCATATTGGCGAGAGGCCCCCGCATTGGGGCCGTTGTCTTCACTACAGCTTCCCCTTGTTACTTTGCTAGGCAATAGCGCAATTGGTAAGAGCCACTTATTATTTGCTACTTGTCATCAATTGGCGGGTAAGTCTGTAAGCCACCTGTATCTTAATTTAAACGACTACCAGGCGTGGTCGTTAGACATTTTCGAAGGCCTTGAAAACCTTTCACTGATAGCGTTGGACAATATCCACGCCATTGCAGGCAATGTGCAGTGGGAAGAAGCGTTATTTGACCTTTTTAACCGTGTTATTGAGACCAAGCGCGCGTTGATCATTTGCACCAGTCACCTTGGGCCATCGAACCCGGCGTTTACGTTGCCTGACTTGCGCTCGCGATTAGCGTGGGGTGTGATTTACCATGTAAATCAATTAGATGATGGTGGGCGTGAAGAAGCCGTGCGGCTGCGTGCTGAAGAGCGCGGGTTAACCCTTTCAAACCAAGCCTTACAGTTTCTCTTACACCATAGCGAACGAGACTTGAAAAGCTTGATGTCGCTACTTGCAAGGTTAGATGCACGTTCGCTGCAAGAGCAAAAGAGACTATCAGTAGCCATGGTAAAACGTGAACTTAACTTAGGTTAA
- the purM gene encoding phosphoribosylformylglycinamidine cyclo-ligase, which yields MSENKTSLSYKDAGVDIDAGNQLVERIKSVTKKTHRPEVKGNLGGFGALCELPTKYKKPLLVSGTDGVGTKLRVAMDANRHDGVGIDLVAMCVNDLIVQGAEPLFFLDYYATGKLDVDVAASVVTGIGAGCEQAGCALIGGETAEMPGMYHDGDYDIAGFCVGVVEADNVIDGTNVKPGQKLIALGSSGPHSNGYSLVRKIIEVSGADVNAELNGKPIIDQLLEPTRIYVKSVLALLEEVQVSAISHITGGGFWENIPRVLPEDAKVVIDEKSWEWPAVFSWLQENGNVTRHEMYRTFNCGVGLVIVVDDADTEQAVNILKQHGENAWVIGDIASKDGEEQVEINA from the coding sequence GTGAGCGAAAATAAAACCTCTTTAAGTTACAAAGATGCAGGCGTAGATATCGATGCAGGTAATCAACTTGTTGAACGCATAAAATCTGTTACCAAGAAAACCCATAGACCTGAAGTGAAAGGCAATTTGGGTGGATTTGGTGCACTTTGCGAACTGCCTACTAAATATAAAAAGCCGCTACTTGTTTCAGGTACGGATGGAGTGGGTACAAAACTAAGAGTTGCTATGGATGCTAACCGTCACGACGGTGTGGGCATCGATTTAGTCGCAATGTGTGTAAACGACCTTATTGTACAAGGCGCAGAGCCCCTATTCTTCTTAGACTACTATGCAACAGGAAAACTTGATGTTGATGTTGCTGCTTCAGTGGTTACTGGTATTGGCGCAGGCTGCGAACAAGCAGGCTGTGCACTGATTGGTGGTGAAACTGCTGAAATGCCGGGCATGTACCACGACGGCGACTACGACATTGCCGGTTTTTGTGTAGGTGTCGTTGAAGCTGACAACGTCATTGACGGTACTAACGTTAAGCCTGGTCAGAAACTTATCGCTCTTGGCTCATCTGGCCCGCACTCTAATGGCTATTCATTAGTAAGAAAAATTATCGAAGTGAGTGGTGCTGATGTAAACGCAGAGCTTAACGGTAAGCCTATCATCGACCAGTTGTTAGAGCCTACACGTATTTACGTGAAGTCAGTACTAGCGCTGTTAGAAGAAGTGCAAGTGAGCGCTATTTCTCATATCACCGGCGGCGGTTTCTGGGAAAATATTCCACGAGTTCTACCTGAGGATGCAAAAGTAGTCATTGACGAAAAATCATGGGAATGGCCAGCGGTCTTCTCTTGGCTACAAGAAAACGGCAACGTTACCCGCCATGAAATGTACCGCACCTTTAACTGTGGTGTTGGCTTAGTTATCGTAGTTGATGATGCCGATACAGAACAAGCGGTAAACATTCTAAAACAACACGGTGAAAATGCGTGGGTAATTGGCGATATCGCGTCTAAAGATGGCGAAGAACAAGTAGAGATCAACGCGTGA